TTCGAATATCACTTATTCTCTGCCtaccgctagaatttgctgcctgaatcgtaaatgttGCTTCCTACAATCACGTACAGATAGCAGCAAGAAATGCACAAAAATTCTAAATCTGTATAAATGGCTCCAATAAAAACGTAAAAGTCTTAAAATCCTAAACTCTGGATTTGGGCCTATTTTAGACaaggtatttttattaaaatacttctaatctggttaaaattcactaaacagttaatggcATAAAGTTTCTGCAAATGTTAGAAGTTATATACTTTCATGGCATTACATAAATACtaatctgaaacatttaaaatcatttattataacactaagtatatgtttgtctGTTATTCCTTGAATGACTGAAATCTGCCTGATGAATGATgtggatgatgatggatgattaATGATAGTTGATAATGAATGATGACGAATTAAGATTGATAATGCATAATGTTGAAATGATAATGTATGATGAGGGATGATGatgaattatttattgtgaatattagtgataaaaattgtgtctacaaacatttttaagggtattgtaaactgtatttatataagtgaggttaggttatacttctttagccaaattgtaaaaaaaaattatgaaaataattttttactatgtCATGTGTACGGAGTATGCACCAAAAactgacaggatgaaaaaaatttagacaaataaaaattatataagtgtGCTTTTAATACATATACCTTAGTGATTATGTTGAATATTGGTCcatttcattaaaacatttattgagcatagtacactaggcgcaatataactccgagcttgagctacgtcacacatgaggagtagggactgcaacacgtgtggggggtcgggtggatgaggagggggtataagcagatacggcaaccttgcacagcaggtagagaaaagcagataacattgaccacttaccactgatgttccaagcactacctcagttcttcaacgccactgactgttccttccgaagagtctgatgtgtaaacgtcactgctgtcactgtttgcatcacctaactgaacaatcactttatcaatttcaatgtcaaaacgcacatccttatcccaatattcgttctcgagtgtcttgacgtgattgcaaatcggtatacaatgttctggacccattcggttaaatatctcctcgcaaagtttttttacatttgtcaaattgcaagtaacatttcttgaagcgacttctcctttaacttgagcccatatgctttctatcggattcaaatccggatgataagggggcagacgaagtaatgtgtggccactatttaccaataatctgtctgccgagtactgcacttgcgaaggtttgtgcttctttatgaggttatgcaagtttggtttgagcatgtcgctagcAAAGAAAATATTCtctttacttaaccactgctgcatttccgattttgtcgagctggaggtaggcgttttatttatttttacattgtgatagggagcattatctatcacaacaacactgtttggtggaagattttgtattaattgttcgatgagccatttttcataattatctttattcatgtttttgtgataatcccctgttgcctggtgcgacttccacattgcaagagcatttgggatgaaacctttttcgccacctgcatgaatcattattaatctttgacccttcgcgacaggcactagtaaaccatttgaggacatgtcactccacattttattttttacatgagacgACAATATCTACGACACATCCATGTATATAATTGTGCTTTCATCGTTTCTATATTGACGCATACTCTTGAGATATTCTATATGTTTTTGCcgaatatctgatttttctattaaaagtaagcactgcgatttggttttctgccacctgaatcctagcttcttcaaagtcgtccttaaggttgtattgctaccttggtaatttatgtcattctttagtttacgtcgtacagtttcgacgttcggcacacgtttttcaagtaagtaaaaattgtacacagtacgttgtaccacagcttcatcaaaggtATCAAGTTCGtatttacatgttttctttcgcttcttgttgggcgtctcgaaagatgttccttcaccagcttcattcctcttagcctcccttttaattgtttgtacagtcgtgcgagacacacccgttgccttagctgttctcagctgtgctttatCTAGTGAAATGGAGtattcctgcaatcgcgcttcattttccataaactgcagaacgttatagacgatttcccgcgcctgcgagtgcagttttttactcttaactttcgacaacactggaggcattttatattaaaagttgtactttactgaagtactgcactaaaTATATGCAACACTGGCTCTGatcaaaagtgatacactacatgcacacaaacctcagatccaaactgtaaacgaaaacgtttagtaagtaccacgaATGTGTTAAtgaacgtattcgtcggatttcaccgaaggactaagttttcactcagtgcagtagcgtgtagcccctgttatcaagttacacATTATCGCTctccgcgccacgtctgccttctccaatgtcgtgactcacatacaacgattttctaaccgtcacccaggctcggagttatgttgcgtctactgtAGTGGTATAAATTGTTTATAACATCTTCAGCTGTATTTATAAATTAGGTTATGTTCCtgtaagtaaaatttatttgctttataagtcataagttattacattattattaatttttaataaattagaataaacacatcatatttgttgattttcaatattgattaaaatttatctctattgttttattaaataaaaaaattaattttaaatgtatgtttttattaatattgaatactgagtgtctattttaattttttaatttgttttatttctattttgttattttcatgcaaaattagttattttttttattacactaagtaagtataacttctagggtgtgtacataaatacatacacttttttaaaaaaaattattgcagtgTCTTTGtttaccataaaataaatttatttccagaACTTGCCGTTCTCCCTGGGCAACCGCTACAAGTTGACGGCCATGTTCATTCTGTTCTTCGGCAGCGGTGCCGCCATACCGTTCCTGACGGTGCGCCATCAGTTGCTGAAGATGTGACCCGGCTTGTGGTGAGCTGATGTGGTTGCTGTAAGAACTGAACATGCCGCTTATTTGGTTCCCTGGTTTCACCCTCCGTTGTTCACTCTCTAGAGCAAAGTATCCATACCTGTAAATTGTAATCACAACTTTTGTATGTTGCCGTTTTCAAACAGCACcggccagccagccagccagccagccatgGGCAGAATTAGttacatttataatttagctaTTTTTTTACCCTTCCCTATTTACACTTGGTGTCTGTGGTCTAAAATGAGGTGTGTATGAAGAATTCTGTACTACCAGAGAGGGGCTTTTCCACGATAACAAAAATCAGAAACTGTTATTTTTGAGTACTAACAGTGTTTACCGTTTCGTATTGAAAACTTGTTTTTATCAAATATTGAACTGAATGTTGTTataatgaatataaatattacagcAATCTCAAAAATTAGGCATTAAAATTTAACCATCAATTTTTAATCCAAGGCCTTCTCCAAATTAAGGGGAAAAAATGTCAATTTATTGCTGCTTTATTGAATGTTTAGATTTGTGAAGCCAAATGTTCTGAAAACCTCTGCCAAGTTGGAGGTAAATCACCATTTCACAGAAAATCAGCGGCAGGACCATGATTTGGTAGTTGGGATCACATCTGAGAAGTTGAGTGCATTAACAAGAAGGTTATTTTTCTGTCAGAAAAAATTTTTCCACTTCTTGTGACTAAATAGTCAACAAACTTACCTTCAGAAATGAAGTTATACAGAAAGCATGTAGCTGTTGTTGAAAAAATTCCAGAAGCCAGTTTCTGTGATTTTGAGATTTTTCTAGACTTACGTTTCTTTTTCCTGTAAATTAACAATGATACCAGAGATAAGGCAACtatatgtgctttttttttagtcAATGGTTTCTTCTTGATGTGGAAGATTTAAACAACCCAGGTTAAGAAGGGCAATTCAGAAGACTCAGAACTAGATAAATGGGTCAGAATATCACACCTGCCAAGAATGAATGGTAAACCTAAATACATATGATAGATTATGCAGCATTATGTTAAGGATTTTGACTATACCACACAGCAGTGCTTAATGCAAGAGAGTGTTCAGTCTTGTCAAAAAGAACAGAACCTAGTTTCGTTCTCaaatttctaatactgttcttgaAAATGTATCTGTTATCAAGTTTAATAGGTTTCTGAAGAAGAAAATGCTAAAATAGACTTTCTGTGACAAATTCTTGCTAGCAGCAAACTGTTAAATTCAGCAAACCAGAAAGAGTGGGTTGTCTTTGAGTGCAGTGAAGTTCTTCAGTTGTAGGTATAGTTTTCTTGTTTGCACTTAAAACTGTTAATTCATGTTACCGGATATCTTGCAACTCAAGTGATTTGTTTCATTGATGAATTTCTTAGTTTCatgtttattaaagttttatctTCAAACTGTgaggtaatggaaaaaaaaaatttctatttgttTCACTATTTCTGAATAATGAATACAAGTTTTATGTTGGTTTTCAGctataaattgaatatttatttaatttgcaaAGTTAGTTATTCAAATTAGAAAagtaaaagaataattaaaatcttacaaattaaatgaaattaaaaaatttctggaaCTTTTAATGCAAtcttttggtgaaaaattcaaGTGCACTTCTTAACACTTTTAAAAAGTGAAAGTGTGGCTGTGTGTGGAACAGCAAGTACTGCTACCTGCCGAGTGCCGGCCCCAGACTCCTGGTGGGCGACTTCCCGTCGCACGCTGGCATTCTGAAGGCAGCGCTGTCTCACAGCGTTAGACGATCATTAAGTCAGTAACGAGCATAACTAAATAGTATAGGATTATTTTGGTAATTCTCTGTCACATTTTATTGATATTGGAAgaaatcagcaatttttttttttttactcaaatatgatataaacttatttatacgcacaattaaaatgacaaaaaattctaattacacaagtatattaaaattacataattgtttcagaaaattatttagtttttcttTGAAGATCAACTACAATATATCTAACATCTGGTCTGTTTTATCTTGTTGTGTTTCTACTGATTGGAGGAGACCAAAATTTAGAACTGGTTATAaattacacttgaaaataaaaattgtatgtcTAAACTTCATCAAAGAAGTGATGACTGATGACCATTCTATAATATTCATTACTTCACAGAAAATTTTGTAGTTTGAGATAGCCTTAAATAGGGATTCTTTCAAACTGCTTAGATaataagtgaaaaataaaattagtatgTTTCCTAACCTTAGGTAAACTGTTTTTGTTCCAGGTGGCGTTAGTGTTAGTCCAAGTAGGACAAGAACTGTACATATGTGATAAGAATGTCTTGCTTTCACTTTGCTGCAAGGATATGTGTGTAAGACATTCTACTTTATGTGAATAAAGTAATgtaacaaatcatataaaattaattattaacattttgCCTTTATGTTTCTTTCGTAACCATATTTCCCAATATTTTAACCTGTGCAGGTGACATATTTTTCTCGGATGATGTATAATGTTAATGCGTGATCTAGTTGATTAGGTATCGAAGGACCCATGCACTTACTTGTCAGTCCAGTAGTCAAGTCTCATCTCAGATATGCATAAGGCAAGAGTGTGTAGCGTTATTAGTCATGTTATCACATTCTGCCTTTAACGGCagaattgtgttaaaaacccacggAGACATTAATTTTCAGTTGGTACGTAGAAAATGCAGTCTTCAGTAAGACGAAAGGCACACACAGTGAAAAGATGGAGAACGGAAAGATGCGTGCCATGACTGAGCTTTTAGCTTACGGAATGGCTCatttaatatagtttaaaaacaaaaaggaTGGACTAAAAATAATCAAacaactaaaaaatatttatttattaactttcAACTTTCTGTAACAATAACATTCTTTGAACACATAATCTTTATACAATAATTGCAATTTTGTATTATTCAACTTTGATTCTCCTTGAATAGGATAAGGATTTAAATTTTCGAATGGTGGTAGTGTTGATCTTTTGACTTGACGCTGTGGCTGTAGCGACACTTGTTTCTTCTACTGCTGATGGAATTTTAGTTTTTAGATGGCCTCGCCTTGCGGCCGGACTATTATCTCGTGAATCTATAGACAAGCAAAAACATTCAAACGCATATGATCAAAGCTGAACACATCACAGAAAGTTTAGAGAAGAATTGGGAACTTTTGGCATCATCGCATCAGGGACAGAGAATAAtcctaataaataatttaaattaaggtttttcacctagggagccaatttaccttgcaccggacCTGGCTGCAGCGTGCAAGTTATTCTCATGTACATGACTGCACAGACaagtaacacaaaaaaaatttctttgtgaAATCGTACATTATAGTGGCAATAGAGTTTTCCACCAACCCTTTCCAGTGCAGCTATCACACTCGCAAACGCAAACTACTTCAGTAATTGTGTTTGCCTTAAGCCCTCACTCACATGTGCAATGTCATACGAGGTGACTAGAATCACCTGACCAATAATTCCAGAAAGCCATCTTTATTTCTGGTTACTGTATTCGCAGAACAATGACACGTTACCTGCACTCTGCTGGGCGTGGACAGGGCATACACGACCAGATCTGCTACGTCCTCTGGCTTCAGAGATGGCGGCGGCACGTCGAGTGGAGTCTTCCAGAGCATGTTAGTGTCCACAGCGCCCGGGCTGATGGCCTGGAACACGATGCCCATTGCGACATCCAGGGCACTGCCCTCCGTTGGCTTCGAAGGCACGACCTCCCGTGAGGCAACTTTTCAGGGTATTGGCACCTATTGTCAACGAGACAACAGAAAAGCGTATGGCAATGGTAATCAAAATTTCTTACTTACGACCCTTTCAAACTGTTAACACATACAAGGACAGTAATAAGATGGATTGGTGGTACCGTGTAACGTTTGACACACGGAAGAGTTaagagctatttttattttacatattttatacactatgtatacatatattatatgAATCCATTATTATGTGCTGTCATTCTCTGCTTACTTCAGTGATACATTCAGTCGTATAATGGGAAGAAGACGTGTTTACAAAGGAATCGGCTGAGGCCAAAAAATGTGTGATAAAGTTAGATGGACGAGGTCTGGTTGAACACACTGTTTGCATAGTGGCAACAGAAGTACCTATTGCCATCTGAACGAGAGGAGTTGCTACATTTTGTTTTATGACAATAGTGATAGACACAAACTTGTTACTTGGATTTATTTTACAAGTCAAATCACTAATGCCAGAGGTCTTGGTGAAGGATGACTTTCACTAAGTTGATCAACTCAATAAAtagtataataattaaaaaattcacaaaataaaattagatGTGTTAATTCTGTAAGTTGCTTTACTTAACCCTTTCATCCATACTGTCAATTCCTAAGAAATacctattttcaaattttttattgtaactaaacTTATTTTTGTATGGTAATAATCTTacaatgtataattaatttttaataaaagtgaaatacaatttatttaaaagccataaagtatgatgtccactagaatgtacactacaccttaacccacacattcaaggtttgaCAAACTCCATGTATCATTGATATATAAATCGACCACTTCAGTAAATGAGAGAGGGTTAAACATTGTGGAAAATTCAAGCTCATTAATACTAATGCAAGTTTGAGCAACATTCATTATTTCTTGTGGGATAAAGTAATTCAGTACTTTAAACTATGGTTATAGACGTGACAAAAGTAAGTAAATGACTCTCCGTGTCTTTTGTAATGaagaaatacaaacaaaaaccCGAGGAGGACGCAGCACTGGAACACCTCGAGTTGAGGGAGCCATCAGAAGCCTGCCAGCCACCTTGCTTGTCAAGGACCCGGCAGACCCTCGTCCCACTGGACTCACCGTGATCCTGATGTGGGACTTGAGAGAGGTCAGCTCCTTCCTCAGCCCATCTGTGAGCGCCGTGACGGCGTGCTTGGTGGCGCAGTACATGGAGATCCCCTCCACGACGGACACCCAGTGTCCGCAGACGCTGGAACAAGCAATCACGCACTTACCCACTGTCTACTGAGAAAATACGCAGTAAAACATGTCTAGCTCATGTGCTGACACATTTAAAAAGGAGAAGAACTAGAGACCCAGATATTATGTGGATTCGTTTAGAGCCACAGCAGAACCTCATAGTTATTTGGAGGAATAGAGTCCTATGAATGgctgtattccaagacgtttggcTAAGTTAACATAtcagcactgccttgttgggacacgaccataacctaactcgcgggccgtattccaggacatgtccaaaccgaatcccagtaagggaacagaTGAAGCCATTTAAAAAATGGTGCCCTACACGAGGCTAGACACTAGTTCTAGCGCATCCTATCTGACCTTTAGCAACCATCAATATAATTGTTACTGCAAAAATACTAGAAATAGCATccccatcgcacaaaaatagaacagcCTTTATAATATTCTTAGGTACTTTTAAGTTGCgaatatttcttgttatagccatgaaaatgtacaa
Above is a genomic segment from Bacillus rossius redtenbacheri isolate Brsri chromosome 7, Brsri_v3, whole genome shotgun sequence containing:
- the LOC134534324 gene encoding cytochrome c oxidase subunit 7C, mitochondrial; this translates as MSAARLAQFSRNFVTSAIRRSGDHHDTGGIIGSNLPFSLGNRYKLTAMFILFFGSGAAIPFLTVRHQLLKM